Genomic DNA from Prunus persica cultivar Lovell chromosome G1, Prunus_persica_NCBIv2, whole genome shotgun sequence:
TGGAAAACGAGTAAATTACATGGGAGATTATGCTGAATTTTCGACAGAAGTCAAACCCTAAAGAAACTTTGGATTTagttagaagggcaatttAGTCAATTGTGCCCGACActtgccaggtgtcggacacgcataGGGTTCGGCGCAGattccaaagtgaaatttgagTTAGGTCTTATCACTACAAATGTTTTTGAAACTCTTGTAATCGGTTCATGTGTAATActgaaggttttttttttttctttgttaaaaaTTAGCGATAATGATACTAAAGGTTAAAGGAACTCATAAGGAGTTAAGATACCCAAACCACTATTTCAAACAACTTTCGGATGCCTTGGGGAAcgttttaaagatttttttatgtgtgtatgagaaaatattttaatttatttcccCAGTCTGTACAGACTTtgcttttattaattatttcaaaatagaACTTGAAATACGATGTATTGGTGATGAGAAGTACGTatgtattgttttgttttctatttttctcatccaattaattatttctttttacttcaaaattgatttaaaaatcgattataattaaaaaaattcccttCGAGCATGTACGTCAAATTTTGCCATTTCATTCGAGCACGTACGTCAAATTTTGCCATTGCATTCAAATTTCGATTTGGTCCTTATGTGATCAAAAAAACAATAGCTTAGGGTTTACAAAGTGAAGTTCTGTTTTCATTTGCATCATTCACATTTAGGGATGACccccaaattttaattttaaaacaattGTAAACCACTTTTTGGACTTGGGATACGAAGTATTGGTGGTGAGAAATACATAtgtaattttgtgtgtattttttttcatttattttaatattttaaacaattttacaacaaaatatgattaaaatataacaaatgTGACATGTGTCAGCACAAGGAGAGCCAAAGATCCCATCCACTTCCACATGTCAGCAGGGGACGCCGCCACCTAGCATctcatacaattaaataatattatgcATGTGCCGTCTTCAAAAACCAAGTTAATGCTAATACTtctaacaaaataataataataataataataatgctaaTACTATATGCGGTTATGCTTGTGAAGATGTGTTGATCAACCCCCAATGTCGTCGTCTCGACTCTCATTGTTTAAAGGATAAAGAAACCGAAACCAACCCCAAAGCCACCTCTGGGATACATGCGGAACCACTTTCACATTTCACCGTGATGTCCAGTTCATGAATACGCGCACCATTACTCGATGACAAGTTTCCTTTTTGAGGGAACGTGTTGTCCTATGTTgtattcttattttgtttatgttttgtatttaaacatttttttgttctttccctAGTCTTCTATGGATATAGTCGGGACATGCAATCCAAACATTTCATTTTGGGCAATGTCGACTTCTTCATCCGACACTCAGCCAAAGCGGTATTAACTGCAGTGCTGAGATGGTCATGTTCATTTCCAAATCTGAAAGGAATATGGGTAGACCATATTGGAAGTGCTTCACCACATACGTAAGACCATATTCCGGTTATTTTTAGGGAGCTGCTAAGTGCAGTGGATATGAATGGGTGATTGCAACCAACATGCCAAGTGAATCTCACCTTCAACAACCAAACGTTTGCCTGATGCCAAGGAATTTAAAACATCTGCTGACATAATCCATATAGTGAAAACCATTAAAGATATGTTGGTAGTGCTTGTTAGTTGTATCCGTTGTGAATTTAGCAGTGAATTTCATGAAAGTGTAAGAACTGTTTTGACTTTCTTGAAATATGAATATCATTTCAAGTTTCTAAGTACAAATTGGAATCCTTTGTGTTCAATAGACATGCACTTCTTTTGTAAAGTGGCCAACGGGTAAAGAAACACAAACTACTACTTCATTCACCCACCTTTCAGATACATTGGGAAGCGCAGTCATgcttattttaatgtttatgagcccaaaatattttctttggtttctcAAGTTTCTTATTAAGCCTCAAGCAACTTTGTGAATTTACCCGTGAATTTCAAAAGAATGGCtagtaaattcaaatttcaccGTGATCATAACAGTTTGCATGTGTGTTTACACTATTCGCAATACCTCACAAGTTCAACAAATTGTACCTGAACAATTCTTaccaagaaaattaaaatctcaACAACCCAGGCAGTTCAACAATTCTTTCACCCACAATCACACAGCTATATACTGCAGCATAcctgtttgtgcaaataatctcacgggagaatattcgcttctagatccttcaaccttcgatcttccttctctctcttcctcgattcctgtaaaaaagactggagtaaatagaccacacccggggggtgttggccaaaggccctccgatgcctaagttagttcgagtgtttgtaggaaaacaatagctaagcaaagggtacggagttttatgtagggtgtaaaccgggtggccggagccgtgtgtggtggccggagccgtgtgtggtggccggagccgtggggagaaaatatggagagtggagagggagagagagcttcgggtatttttctcgggtataaggagtaggtttagatgtaccttgaatgatgaatgaggtcgtctatttataggagcctcggggctagggtttcgtaggaatccagttgggcctgataatatctgaattaaatatatattatctcttaagaagataatatctgaattaaatgatattatctcttaaaaagataatatctgatttaaatgatattatcttctctttattaggataatattataattaatgatattatctctttaaataaagataatatcatattaattaagatatttatcccaattaattaattagcctgataaactggtttaattaattaattaaagagataatcttcttttccacgtggcgtgccctgattggagacgaaaatatatgctcaCACAATACCTACAACAAATCTATAGCAAGCTTTAACCGGAATAAATGCATTAAGCATGGCCTCATCAGAAAATTTCTGGACCTCAATTACAACGACATCATCAACTGGATTCTTATCATCATCGGCATCATCCTCTTCAATTGACATTTTCCCCTTTCTACAAGGGTTTTCAAGAAAATTAACAAGGGTCACACAAACCAATGCAGAATCATCCCAGTTTATCTCGGAGGTATATATTCCACCTCTCCCTTCTCATTTTCTACAACATCCTCTGCCTTATGAGCCTCTTCTCCAACCTCCTCATCTTCATCCTCTCTTTCTAAGCACTCTCTCTAGGCATCAAATCTAAAAGTTATTACCACATTTTTCAAACTACCATTAGTCCTAAAATACCcaatcaaatatatttttataaactaGTCTCAAACCACAAACTAGATTTTCAATTATCCACAAAAGGTCATTAGAatgtgtttgggcctaaattctGCGAGCCCAGCCTATTTATGCAGCCCATAGATATGAGTACAGCTTGGGCTTGATGtttaaaagaagttgaagAGTAGCCCATAATTTATGGAAAGCCCTGATGAAACAAAACATGTACTACAGTGCAGTTCCAACTAAGTAATCATcaaatccagccacttctgcccctttcAGACTGAAGAGTCTCCAATTCTGCCAGCTCAAAAAGCCTTCCAGGatttgaaatagattaaagctctgccaaactcgaatgttggtatcgatttacagctgaaacttGATAGTTGAAGGTGTTAATGGTCCAATCCAGCACAAACATACCCAGTCCAATCTTGATCAAAAGCAGCTATCCAGGCATAAATTAAAGTCCAAcactctttttgtctttttagagTTGGTCTTTCCATTTCTGAGCTTTGTAAACGGCAGTTCTACTTGAAAcatttcactttcttatcatttattctagcaagaactaccaattttgtactgtgaaaaattgtgaagtcctcaccagtctgagggaagaaaagaatttatttgggagatattcctcacccaaattcacaatcgcttaTTTAGAAGTCAataacttgaggcgcaagttatctatttttaagaagtctgctaTGGTTTTTTATTGTACACACtcatacacaaaagaaagttgacttgttaaCCATTAATGATTTTCAAGCCAATGGaaaactttaccctaccatcacagggtcaaaatcaaaacgggtgaacataATGTAATACATAAATACAGAAATTCTTGAGAATGCACACATGCATGATGGAGTGGATGCACAAATTTATCTTTCAGCAGAGTGTGAAACACCTAAAAGTACACACATATTAAATATCTAATATGTATGGTACCTTGAGATATAAATGAGTTCCGAAATGATCAGTGGAAAGGGGATAAATGGACTCTAACCAGTTGGGCCTTGATTTCCTCCTGTATATTTtccaattcaaattttagctGGTCAACAACGCTTCTATGTAGAAAAAGCAAATACAAAACAGTTAGGATGAATTCATGGCACTATGAATGACCCTTTTAGGGAGATATAGATGGCAACATCACTATACACTGAAATTAGCATAGTTGTCTTCATGCCAGGATACTAAAGGAGAACAGAAAGTAATGCAAAGATACAGAATTTGATACCCATATCAATACTGCTCATACTACAATCAACACATTAAGATGCTAATATGATACCCAAATCCATACTACTCATCTATTAGCAAGATACAAAACAGATACCAATATCTATACTACTCACATTATTATCAACACATACAGATACGTAATTTGATACCCATGCCCATAATACTCACAATATGATCAACACATACCCATATCGATGCTACTCACACTATGATAAAAACACACTCATATACATAAACTCCATTGCTTCTAATATTCTATGAGCATTTCCAACAGTTAGCCTCTTGCCATGGTAAGGGGAGCCCTAGGGCAGCTACTCcccacaccaccaccacccccccccccccccccccccccccccccccctttttCCCTAGCAAAgtgtgtttccagcagttgccctttgccatggcaaatactattcatttttttatttttttcacaactttgtttacttaaacaattaatttggataatattttcagataagatttttgggttcctacgtgtcaatactattcatataaGATAAGATTGGCAATAAAATTTCTGGGTATTTGGTCGCAGGGGTGGGTCTTGGGTTGGGTAGGGTTGAGTGGTTGCTTTTGGTTCAGTCGGGGTTGGGTGGGGGAGAAAGCAAGATTGAGAGGGAGGatgagcagagagagagaggaagagagagcaTAGGAGGTGGAAGGAGAGGGGGTGGCATGGGGAGAGGGAGGCAGTAGGGGAGAGAGGTGGAAAGAGGggctgagttttttttttctctttttaaaattttttaaaaagattttaaatgttaaataatttttaaaaaaaaacatttttatttatttaaattcacTTGGCATTTAATCATTGGCTATGTAAGCACAACATATGTGTCATGTCAGCAATTAAATAGAGAGTTGTAACAGAATCTCACGGTGGGATTAAAAATTGATAtgtaaaatataacataagggactgataatatcacaaaaaaatataaaaaaaccaaagatgATAATTTCCCATGAACCCTCTGTgataaaaacctaaaaaagaaagaacacaCCTTTTAACCCAAAACCCCAATAGCTGAGGGGCAGACTTCAATCACTCAGCGAAGTAGAGGGCAGACAGCAATGGAGTCTGAGGTGAGTTGTGCACTCTTTCTTTCGCCTTTTCTTTCCCAACACTGAATAAATTTTCTCGCGTTTCTCAGAAACCAAGTTTCGAACCGTTTCGGCTGTTTTCATCATCAGGGTCAGGATTTCTTGAACAATCAGAGCCTCCTCTTCCCCCTCCGCCTCCTTGCGTCGAAGTGTTGCCCTCCGAggtatttaattaattgatgtATTTTGCAAATTCATGCACACGCCTAGATAAGTTTCGAGATATGATACTGAACAATTGATTGATTTTAATGTGGAATAGATTTTGCCCTCTGTGAAGTACGCTGTGGAGCCAGTTCAGTTGGGTGGACTTACTTTGCTCAAGGTCACTCCTTTCTATTTCATTTCTGTTTGGTTTCCCAGAAAATGGAGCATAGTAATGAAGTGctatataaatgaaaataaaatttcattgtTATCTCTATGTAATTTCCTtttaaggaaaacaaaaaagttgcCCCTTTGAGTAGAAAGTTTTGATAATCTATCAAATTAAGCTTAATCTGAGTGTAAATGGGACTGAGAGTTCATGTGTGTTTTGATTGTAGGGCCGCGTTAGTACTCAAGAGGTTTTCACGCTATCCAACTCCGATTTAGTTCCTGGGAAATATGAAGGTGTATAGAGTTCTTCCTatcttttgtttgctttgttaATAGTGATTCAATAATTAAAATGACACTAGATTGAGTTTGTAATATTCTGCATTACAAATGTTTATCTTATTTATGAAATGCTGTTGCACCAAATGGTGATGGTATGTCTCTTGCTTGTCGGGTGCAGGGGGATTAAAGCTATGGGAAGGTTCTCTTGATCTAGTTAAAGCTCTAAGCTCTGAAGTTCAAAATGGACATTTATCGTTTACCGGTAAACGAGTTTTAGAGGTGGGCATCCTAATATTTTCAGGTGAATGTATACTGACCCATAATGCATACACATGTTAACATTCTTCATGTTACTTTGTGTGGTAGTCTAATGTTCAAGTGTAAATAAGTTGACTTTTATTCATAAAGGTGCTTTTGTGAAATGAGACATACGCTTCTTTACCTCAAGCCCTTACAAAGAGAAACTAGTTTGGCTTCTGGTCACATTCCTGCCTACTTCATTCAGATTGTAGGGTCTCCTCACTAAGTATTTCTccattaatttcattttcacaCATCGTAGAGGGGAACTCTTGAAATCTCTAGGTGtcttttaattattactaACAGATGGCTAGGTCAACCTTTTGGTGCTCTTACATCCTAGCTTGGAACATTCAATTAAGTAAAGAATGTTAACTTGAATGAACTGCAATCTCTTCGTGATACATTACCAAATGGTTTAATGACAAATAGCCTGAACACTTTAACCTTTGTTAGAGATACACCATGTTATGTTTAGTTGGAGTCTTTGTTATGGGCTCTAACATATAACTTCTGAAGAAGTTACATCCCttcatttgaatgaatatatCTCTTCACATCTACACATCACTTAATTAGGTATTACTTGGTGCACCTTCAGAAGTCATTCATGAAGCTACATCGTTGTTGATCAATAATCAGCTTATAACTCATATATCACTACTACAAGTGATTATCTCTGATGAGTAATTTCCTCATTGGCCTAGAAATTGAGGCCACTGTCTTTTATCTCCTTCTCCCATTTCTCACTTTGCCTTACTGTGTTTCCTATCATGATTTTTCAGCTTGGTTGTGGTCATGGACTTCCTGGTATCTTTGCTTGCCTTAAGgtgagtttttgtttcttaagcTCGTACATTTGTTTTGATGGAATAGATTTCTTAAGATTCTTCATTGTTGCTTCAGGGTGCAGCTGCCATTCATTTCCAGGACTTCAATGCAGAGGTCCTGCAGTGTCTCACCATACCTAATGTAAATTCAAATGTTCCAAGCTTCCAACCCCCAGCATTGCAAGTTACAAAGTGTGATGCGGGGACGGAAATTCGTTTTTTTGCTGGCAACTGGCGTGAAATCCATAAGCTTCTTCCCTATGTACAAAACATTGAGAAGGATTTTAATGTTAGTACAGGGAAAAGTCTAGATGCTCAGtatgatattattttaatggCAGAGACAGTTTACTCGATCTCTGCTCTCCCACATCTCTATGAACTCATAAAGAAGGTATTTCTTATTTagtttttcattatttatgaTTCAGAACTGTGAACTTGCAGCTGCTGTAGGTCTGATAATGTTTAATTTACAGTGCATAACTCCTTCTCATGGAGTAGTATACATGGCTGCCAAGAAGCATTATTTTGGAGTCGGTGGGGGAACTCGAAGGTTCCTATCTATTGTGGAGAAAGATGGTAAGCTAGTCTGAATTATCTAGAAAACTACTTAGAATCTATCTCGCCGCAGAAGtagtttcttatttgttttctaCCCTATTCCTTTGGTTCATGGGATTGGGTTTAAGGGGATGGAACAAGTTACAGTATACTGCATTCATGTCTGAGCAGGGTTTTGTCGTCGTAATTAAAATGTTCATGGTTCCTTTGTTAAATATATGTTTCTTCTACGACATTTTGGAGGCCTTAAAGATGTGACAATGTGGTTATTGACTGTTTGTCAAATAATTTATATCTATACATTATTGTTTTTGGAAGTAGGCCTCTCTTCTTATAGAGTCCACATCGCCATCCTTGTCTCAGAGTGATATCTTTACAGATGCTTAAAtaagaaatttgaaataatttttattggaATTCCTTTCTGCAGGGGTCTTGGCTTCTAGCATGGTCGCTGAAGTTGCAGATGGTTCTTCTAATGTCCGAGAGGTATGGAAGCTTTCGTTTAAGTAGGCATGGAATTCATGTGGATCAAACACTgtccttattttttatttctcttttttaatctcCTCCCCTGTGGCCGCCAATTTGGCCACTTACCTCCTATATGAAGAATCAAATATTGTAATCAAAATTAGAAGAATCAAATGTTACCGTTGTTAGTCTGTATGCTGACACGAAGGATGTAGAGAATATTTGGTCATTAGATAATTTCTCTTCTCTAaacctcttttatttttcttttgatttactGTGTCCTATGTAATGCAAATTCTTACTTTTTCAGTCccaaaataaaagtttttctttaattatttatatttagttgatttttttttattttttttatgggttcatcgttcttgtttcttttattattgtcgctgataaattataatttggcTGGATGCTGAATTTGTTATGTTGCAATTTTCATTGAATATAGGTATTGTAACATTGAAATGACAactaagagcatccacagtgGGGGGTTGTACAATGGggtgtatgttaaatatacacCCGTTGTGATCGGAATCACCCGCaattggggggggggggagggagagagggggTGTGAATGAATGTATAATTACATCACCACCATGCGATGTAAATTTAGATGCAATTGTACATCTTTTTTTACATCTCATGCAGGTGGGACCCAGCTGAGAAAAGTAGaggaaaaatggagaaaagtATTTACATTATTTCTCATTGGAGCAAAAAACGTATTTACACCCCCTGGAGGTGTAAAGATGATGTAAAAGTGGCTTTACAACCCCAAAAATACACCTCTCTactgtggatgctctaatATTGCTTTGATGTGTCAATATAACGTCGTGCTGAATCGTAAACTCTTGATATCTCTTCATTCTTGAACGTACACTATGAACTAAGAGCAGTGTAAAGATTTGGATGTGGTTGAAAGTTCATGGGAGAGTTAGTACCTGTGAAAAGGATCCTGTTCTTTGTTTATAGATCATTGGTGAGATTAAGAATTTTGAATGTATTTTTCAGCACCAAGGATCCTATacttgtttgaaaccatttcCATTGACTAATATTGCTTGGTCATACAAGTTTAGAATCCAACGACATAATTCGCTGTTAAAAGATTTAACAGGATTGTAACTAGTTCTGGCGGTCTCATGGGGAACTATTCTGCAGATACAACATGCCTTTTTAGGACGCAAACCACTCAAAGCTTTGAGGGTTTCCACATCAAGCATCACCCCCTGTTCGATCATTTCTTCAACGAGCCTCAAAGCTTCACCTATCCTTTTAGCTTGCATATAGCCGTTGACCAAGGCATTATAGCAAGAAGCAATATCAGGGACACGATCTTTTATCACCATTAAATCAATGACCTTCTTTGCCTTATCCGTTTTGCCACGAAAACAATAATCATCAATTAGCATAGTGCAAGTTATTTTGCTCAGCTCCATACCATATTTAACTTTGGCCTCAACTACTTTATGAGACCCTTCTGGCATCCGTCCTTGGAAGAGAGCATCCAAAAGTATTCTCAAAGTTATGGTATCAGGTAAGACTCCCTGAACTaccatttcatcaaacaacctTGTAGCTTCAGCCCATTGATCTGTACGGCACATGCCATAAATTAGAGAGCTGTAAGTGAAAATGTCAAGCCTCATACCTCTTTGGGACATTAGCTCTAACACAGAGAGCGCTTCCTCGGTCCGTCTCTCCTTGCAAAGAGCATGTATTACAGTGGTAAAGATGACAACATCTGGTGCAATTCCTTCATCCAGCATTCTATTAANNNNNNNNNNNNNNNNNNNNNNNNNNNNNNNNNNNNNNNNNNNNNNNNNNNNNNNNNNNNNNNNNNNNNNNNNNNNNNNNNNNNNNNNNNNNNNNNNNNNNNNNNNNNNNNNNNNNNNNNNNNNNNNNNNNNNNNNNNNNNNNNNNNNNNNNNNNNNNNNNNNNNNNNNNNNNNNNNNNNNNNNNNNNNNNNNNNNNNNNNNNNNNNNNNNNNNNNNNNNNNNNNNNNNNNNNNNNNNNNNNNNNNNNNNNNNNNNNNNNNNNNNNNNNNNNNNNNNNNNNNNNNNNNNNNNNNNNNNNNNNNNNNNNNNNNNNNNNNNNNNNNNNNNNNNNNNNNNNNNNNNNNNNNNNNNNNNNNNNNNNNNNNNNNNNNNNNNNNNNNNNNNNNNNNNNNNNNNNNNNNNNNNNNNNNNNNNNNNNNNNNNNNNNNNNNNNNNNNNNNNNNNNNNNNNNNNNNNNNNNNNNNNNNNNNNNNNNNNNNNNNNNNNNNNNNNNNNNNNNNNNNNNNNNNNNNNNNNNNNNNNNNNNNNNNNNNNNNNNNNNNNNNNNNNNNNNNNNNNNNNNNNNNNNNNNNNNNNNNNNNNNNNNNNNNNNNNNNNNNNNNNNNNNNNNNNNNNNNNNNNNNNNNNNNNNNNNNNNNNNNNNNNNNNNNNNNNNNNNNNNNNNNNNNNNNNNNNNNNNNNNNNNNNNNNNNNNNNNNNNNNNNNNNNNNNNNNNNNNNNNNNNNNNNNNNNNNNNNNNNNNNNNNNNNNNNNNNNNNNNNNNNNNNNNNNNNNNNNNNNNNNNNNNNNNNNNNNNNNNNNNNNNNNNNNNNNNNNNNNNNNNNNNNNNNNNNNNNNNNNNNNNNNNNNNNNNNNNNNNNNNNNNNNNNNNNNNNNNNNNNNNNNNNNNNNNNNNNNNNNNNNNNNNNNNNNNNNNNNNNNNNNNNNNNNNNNNNNNNNNNNNNNNNNNNNNNNNNNNNNNNNNNNNNNNNNNNNNNNNNNNNNNNNNNNNNNNNNNNNNNNNNNNNNNNNNNNNNNNNNNNNNNNNNNNNNNNNNNNNNNNNNNNNNNNNNNNNNNNNNNNNNNNNNNNNNNNNNNNNNNNNNNNNNNNNNNNNNNNNNNNNNNNNNNNNNNNNNNNNNNNNNNNNNNNNNNNNNNNNNNNNNNNNNNNNNNNNNNNNNNNNNNNNNNNNNNNNNNNNNNNNNNNNNNNNNNNNNNNNNNNNNNNNNNNNNNNNNNNNNNNNNNNNNNNNNNNNNNNNNNNNNNNNNNNNNNNNNNNNNNNNNNNNNNNNNNNNNNNNNNNNNNNNNNNNNNNNNNNNNNNNNNNNNNNNNNNNNNNNNNNNNNNNNNNNNNNNNNNNNNNNNNNNNNNNNNNNNNNNNNNNNNNNNNNNNNNNNNNNNNNNNNNNNNNNNNNNNNNNNNNNNNNNNNNNNNNNNNNNNNNNNNNNNNNNNNNNNNNNNNNNNNNNNNNNNNNNNNNNNNNNNNNNNNNNNNNNNNNNNNNNNNNNNNNNNNNNNNNNNNNNNNNNNNNNNNNNNNNNNNNNNNNNNNNNNNNNNNNNNNNNNNNNNNNNNNNNNNNNNNNNNNNNNNNNNNNNNNNNNNNNNNNNNNNNNNNNNNNNNNNNNNNNNNNNNNNNNNNNNNNNNNNNNNNNNNNNNNNNNNNNNNNNNNNNNNNNNNNNNNNNNNNNNNNNNNNNNNNNNNNNNNNNNNNNNNNNNNNNNNNNNNNNNNNNNNNNNNNNNNNNNNNNNNNNNNNNNNNNNNNNNNNNNNNNNNNNNNNNNNNNNNNNNNNNNNNNNNNNNNNNNNNNNNNNNNNNNNNNNNNNNNNNNNNNNNNNNNNNNNNNNNNNNNNNNNNNNNNNNNNNNNNNNNNNNNNNNNNNNNNNNNNNNNNNNNNNNNNNNNNNNNNNNNNNNNNNNNNNNNNNNNNNNNNNNNNNNNNNNNNNNNNNNNNNNNNNNNNNNNNNNNNNNNNNNNNNNNNNNNNNNNNNNNNNNNNNNNNNNNNNNNNNNNNNNNNNNNNNNNNNNNNNNNNNNNNNNNNNNNNNNNNNNNNNNNNNNNNNNNNNNNNNNNNNNNNNNNNNNNNNNNNNNNNNNNNNNNNNNNNNNNNNNNNNNNNNNNNNNNNNNNNNNNNNNNNNNNNNNNNNNNNNNNNNNNNNNNNNNNNNNNNNNNNNNNNNNNNNNNNNNNNNNNNNNNNNNNNNNNNNNNNNNNNNNNNNNNNNNNNNNNNNNNNNNNNNNNNNNNNNNNNNNNNNNNNNNNNNNNNNNNNNNNNNNNNNNNNNNNNNNNNNNNNNNNNNNNNNNNNNNNNNNNNNNNNNNNNNNNNNNNNNNNNNNNNNNNNNNNNNNNNNNNNNNNNNNNNNNNNNNNNNNNNNNNNNNNNNNNNNNNNNNNNNNNNNNNNNNNNNNNNNNNNNNNNNNNNNNNNNNNNNNNNNNNNNNNNNNNNNNNNNNNNNNNNNNNNNNNNNNNNNNNNNNNNNNNNNNNNNNNNNNNNNNNNNNNNNNNNNNNNNNNNNNNNNNNNNNNNNNNNNNNNNNNNNNNNNNNNNNNNNNNNNNNNNNNNNNNNNNNNNNNNNNNNNNNNNNNNNNNNNNNNNNNNNNNNNNNNNNNNNNNNNNNNNNNNNNNNNNNNNNNNNNNNNNNNNNNNNNNNNNNNNNNNNNNNNNNNNNNNNNNNNNNNNNNNNNNNNNNNNNNNNNNNNNNNNNNNNNNNNNNNNNNNNNNNNNNNNNNNNNNNNNNNNNNNNNNNNNNNNNNNNNNNNNNNNNNNNNNNNNNNNNNNNNNNNNNNNNNNNNNNNNNNNNNNNNNNNNNNNNNNNNNNNNNNNNNNNNNNNNNNNNNNNNNNNNNNNNNNNNNNNNNNNNNNNNNNNNNNNNNNNNNNNNNNNNNNNNNNNNNNNNNNNNNNNNNNNNNNNNNNNNNNNNNNNNNNNNNNNNNNNNNNNNNNNNNNNNNNNNNNNNNNNNNNNNNNNNNNNNNNNNNNNNNNNNNNNNNNNNNNNNNNNNNNNNNNNNNNNNNNNNNNNNNNNNNNNNNNNNNNNNNNNNNNNNNNNNNNNNNNNNNNNNNNNNNNNNNNNNNNNNNNNNNNNNNNNNNNNNNNNNNNNNNNNNNNNNNNNNNNNNNNNNNNNNNNNNNNNNNNNNNNNNNNNNNNNNNNNNNNNNNNNNNNNNNNNNNNNNNNNNNNNNNNNNNNNNNNNNNNNNNNNNNNNNNNNNNNNNNNNNNNNNNNNNNNNNNNNNNNNNNNNNNNNNNNNNNNNNNNNNNNNNNNNNNNNNNNNNNNNNNNNNNNNNNNNNNNNNNNNNNNNNNNNN
This window encodes:
- the LOC18790791 gene encoding histidine protein methyltransferase 1 homolog codes for the protein MESEKPSFEPFRLFSSSGSGFLEQSEPPLPPPPPCVEVLPSEILPSVKYAVEPVQLGGLTLLKGRVSTQEVFTLSNSDLVPGKYEGGLKLWEGSLDLVKALSSEVQNGHLSFTGKRVLELGCGHGLPGIFACLKGAAAIHFQDFNAEVLQCLTIPNVNSNVPSFQPPALQVTKCDAGTEIRFFAGNWREIHKLLPYVQNIEKDFNVSTGKSLDAQYDIILMAETVYSISALPHLYELIKKCITPSHGVVYMAAKKHYFGVGGGTRRFLSIVEKDGVLASSMVAEVADGSSNVREVWKLSFK
- the LOC18788860 gene encoding pentatricopeptide repeat-containing protein At1g63330 encodes the protein MLDEGIAPDVVIFTTVIHALCKERRTEEALSVLELMSQRGMRLDIFTYSSLIYGMCRTDQWAEATRLFDEMVVQGVLPDTITLRILLDALFQGRMPEGSHKVVEAKVKYGMELSKITCTMLIDDYCFRGKTDKAKKVIDLMVIKDRVPDIASCYNALVNGYMQAKRIGEALRLVEEMIEQGVMLDVETLKALSGLRPKKACCICRIVPHETARTSYNPVKSFNSELCRWILNLYDQAILVNGNGFKQV